The region ATTATTATGAGATTGAATCTAAAATCCATTATGATGGAGCAAGGTGGCAGGAAAAGAAAATACCTGTATATGTGGATACTAAAGCACCAGAGATAAGCAATTTATCATTTGATAAATATAGTTCAAAGTTAAAATTTGAAGCTGAAGATAGTGGAATAGGTCTTTCACGAATACTTATATTTGTTAATAACAAACCTGTAGAAAATATAGAAGTAGAAGATGAACAAAATCTATTTGAAATAGATATGTTAGAACATCTATCAGGGTTAACAAATTATGAGATTAAAGTGGTGGTATTAGACTATGCAGGTAATATGAGGGAAAAGAATATTGCGGAAGGTAAGGATGAAGGTAGACCAGTTATTTACTTAATTAATCCTGAATTACTAGAGCCATACAATGAAAATGTCATTAAATTTAGTGGTTATGTATTTGATACAACATTAACTCCTGTAGTTAAAATTAATGGAATACAAGCTGATGTATCCTATAATGAAGAGATCGAAATAAAACAAGATGATGAAGTAATAAGAAGTGGTGAAGGATATGAATTTGAACTTGAATTAGAGTTTGAAGATGGATATCATGAGGTTGAAATCCTTTCTATTAGTCAAGGTGGAGTAGAGACTAGCATAGTTAGAAGATTTTGGGTAGATACTACTGAACCAGAGTTGACAGTGGAAGTAAAGGAAAGAGAGCTTACAGATGAAAGCGCTACTTTAGAAATATTGATGAAAGATAATTTTCCAGCTTTAACTTTATATATTAATGGAAGTGAAGTTAATAGAGTTGATAGATTATCTCAATATTCAATAGTAGAACCTATTGAAGAAAGCTTTACTTTTGATGTAGATTTAGATATAGGAATTAATGAATTAAAAATAGTTCTTGTAGATATGGCAGGAAATATGGTGGAGGAAGTTATAACAATTGAAAGAACTGAATAAATAAACAAAGAAGAACTCATTTCTAATTAGAAATGAGTTCTTCTTTCGTTTCTGTGTTTTACTTATGTGTATTAATATAATAGTCATATATTGCATTTAAAAGGCTTTCAAATTCTTTAGTAGTTAAAGGTTCACTGTTAAATGCTACATAGTTTACATTAAAGTTTTCTTCTATTAAGTCTACTGTGAATTGTATTATTAGATTTCCATAAACACCATTTTTTTTGACCATCCCATTAAATTCGACTACATGTGTATCTTCATTGGAGTAGAAATATTCCCAAGCGGGATTATAAAAGTAGTTGTCAAAGGCCTCTCGTATAGTTGGATATGAATGATTAGTGAAATGGCCATTTTGAACAAAATCTAAACATGTATTTTCATAATCTATTATACCTTCTACTGTGAAAAAAGAGGCTAATACTTTATCTTTAAGTCTATGTCCTCTTTGTGAGTATATATTGTCTTCGATTACTATAGTATACTGGGAATTGTAATCATAGTTTTTTAAAGGAGTAATAGTAATGTTTTGTTCATCAGAGCTTATTTTAGCATCTGTTGGGAATTTATTGCCATTAGAATCTAATATATATATATTATCTTCCAATGCATCTTTATTTAATTTCATGTTAAATTTAATATTCCATGCCTTATTAAGAGGAATATCATAAGAGGTTTTCCAAGTAATTATATTTTCAGGAGAAGCTTTTTTTATAGTAGAGCCAATTATAAAGTTGTCACCAATAGGATATGTTTGGACATTACTTGTTCTTACGTTATTCATAGTATAGTAATAAATTTCTTGTAGAGTTACATTACCATCATAGTTACCATCAGCTAGAAAATTGCCATTATATCCATTGCCCATTACAAAAGCTCTAGTGAATTCTCCTCCCCACCCCCAACTATCTGAAAAATTATATTCATAGGAATATTGATTTATTGAAGCTGCTGTAATAACTTTGTATTTACTATCTGTTAAGTAGCTTCGGCTTTTTATTTTTGTAAAGGCATCTAAAATAGATTGATTATAATTTTTTAGATAATCTTCTTCTGTATAGTTGTTTTCAGACATTGTTCCAAAGCTCTTATTTATGAATCCTCCTGAGTGACAACTATCTAATATCACTACAATTGTCCCAGGTATATTTCTTAGTTCTTTTTCTAATTCATGAACGCTTAAACCATATTCATCTACTCCTATTAAATAGGATGTATTATTTGAAATATCATATGCACCGTGGCCTGAATAGTATAGGTAGGAAACATCTCTTGGTTTAGCGTCTTTAAATGCTTCTCTAATACTATTTATTATCTCATCTTTTGTTAAATTTTGATTCTTTATTATACTAGTGAAAGGTGTATTGTTTGTTCCAAAGTAATTAAAAGTAAGAGCATTTTCAACTCTTATTAAGTCGTTTGATGGACCATTGAGGTTTTCAGAAGTTTGATAATTACTATTACCTATTAGTAAAGCTCTGTAGGTTGGAGTTTCAATTCCATAGCTTACAGTTGGTACAAAACTAAGTAATAAAACAAATGCTAATATTGTAATTATAGTATTTTTTTTAATCAAATTATCTCCCCCTTGTATAAATATGTTTGCAGAATAATGTTATATTTATATATTCGATAAATAAAAAAAAACTCCTTCTATAAAGTAGGAGTTTTAATATGTAAAGGCAAGCTATAAGCTTGCCTCAGTTGTAGACAGAACTGCTATTAGTCTAAAGGTTGAGTGCTATGTCAACCTTCAAATATATAATATAAAAATATTAAAAACAATTCAATGATATATATTTGGCTAATGTTCATAGATTTGTTATGGAGACTAAATAAAACCATGCTGCGACATAAGGTGAGACAGTAGGGAAGGTTTTTTTGTCGCAAAACTTACGGTACTTGGGCTTGACAAATCTTTAACCACCTAGTAAAATTTAACTGTCAATTTAATAGTTTAAAATAGGTTCTATTAATTTTTAATTTGTAGATTAAAAGGGAAGTTGGGTGAAAATCCCACACGGTCCCGCCGCTGTAATAGAGTAGTTTTTTCAATATGCCACTGGGAAACTGGGAAGGCTGAAAAAACAATGAGGCTTAAGTCAGAACACCTGCCTATTTTATATTACTATACTTTACGGACGATAAAGGGGGTAAATAAAATGGTTTATAGACATTCTCTATGAGCAATCCTTTGTTGTGTGTATTAAAGGATTGTTTTTTTATTAAATTTAATTAGGGGGAAATATGAAAATAGCAATTGGAATATGTGAAAAAATTAATGGTATATGTACAACTATGGGATGTTTCAGGGCTTATAATAATAAAGAAAAACATTTTTCCCAATATAAGAATATAGATACTGAAATTATGTCTTTCTTTACTTGTGATATTTGCTCTAAAAATACTAAGGAAAATATAATAAATATAGCAGAAAAATTAAAAGAAAATGGAGTTGATAAACTTCATCTAGGAGTTTGTATAGTTAAATGTGAAGCTAATAGATTAGACGAAATAAAGGAGATTTTTGAATCAAAGGGTATTCAGATTATCGAAGGTACTCATTAAAACACATAAGGAGAGGATAGCATGAAAAAGTTTTTAAGTTTGTTTTTAGCTATAATTATGATTTTTGGAGTTACTGGATGTAGTAAGGAATCTGATGTTAAGGAAAATGTTTCTACAGTTGCTCAAGAGTCTATGGAAGAGTCAGAAAATAATAATGAATCTCACTATCCAGTAACTATAAAGACGTATAATTATTCTGCTGAACCTGTGGAGATTACATTTGAAAAGTCACCAGAAAGGGTTTTGGCTGTATATCAAAATTCTATTGAAACATTATTAGCATTAGGATTGGAAGATAGAATTGTTGCTACAGCTGGATTAGATCATGAAGTAAAAGACGAATACAAAGAAGCTTTTGAAAAAGTTAAATATTATGAAAATAGACCTACAAAAGAGGAAGTTCTTGCAATGGAACCTGACTTTATACTAAGCTGGTATTCTCTATTTGGTGAAAAGAATTTAGGAGATGTTGATTTTTGGCATGAAAGAGGGATTAACACCTATATGGCACAGAATAGTGGTGTTGTACAACCTAATTCCTTAGAAAACGAATATGAAGATATTTTAAATATGGGTAAAATTTTTGATGTTGAAGATAAAGCAAATGAAATAGTTAACAACATGAAAGATGAAATAGAAAAAGCTAAAAATTTTGCAAAAGATAAAGATCCAGTAAAAACTGTTATCTTAGAAATTGGTGGAGATAATGTATTTAGAATCTATGGAGAAGATAGTATAGGAGGAAATGTAGCTACTCAGGTTGGTGCAGATTTAGTTGCAAGGCAAAATGGAAATATTGGTGGAGAAGATTTAGTAAAACTTAATCCTGATGTAATTTTCACTGTTTATTATGGTGATGAAATAGATAGGGATACAGCTTTAAAAGCTATTACAGAAAATCCTGCTCTTTCTAGTATAGCAGCTATAAAAAATGAAAGGGTACATCCTATAATGTTAAGCGAAGTTTATGCTAGTGGTATTAGAACTTTAGATGGAATAATAACTATTAGCAAAGGTTTATATCCAGACCTTTATGAGGAGTAGAATATGGAACAGAAGAGTTTAGATAAGGATATTCAACAGGGATTATTTAAGGGAACACCTATATATATAGGTGTTTCTATTATACTTTTAGTTGCATTAGTATTTTCAATATTAATATCTGTAGCTATGGGGTCTGTTGATATATCATTTAAAGACATTTATAGGATTATATTTTATAAGACATTTTCTATAGGAAACCCAGATACTCTTCCTAGCGATGCAATTATAGATATTGTTTGGTTTATAAGACTTCCAAGGATTATTTTAGCTACTTGTGTTGGTATGGGATTATCAATATCAGGATTAATAATGCAAGCAGTTGTTAAAAATCCTTTAGCTGATCCATATATTTTAGGTGTATCATCTGGGGCATATTTAGGGACAACTTTAGCTATTATGTTGGGAGTGGGCATATCCCTTGGGTCCAATTATGTTGGGATATGTGCTTTTATAGGAGCTTTTGCCATATCCATTCTTGTAATAACTATGGCGAATATAAATGGTAGGGCTAATTCTACAAAATTATTATTATCTGGTATGGCCCTTAGTACCTTATGCTCAGCTTTTTCTAGCTTTATAGTATATTTTTGCAAGAACAAAGAGAAAATCAGGAGCATTACTTATTGGCTAATGGGTAGTTTGGCAGGTGCTAAATGGGAAAGTATAAAATTCATATTTCCTATAATAATAATTTCCACCATATTTTTTATAACTCAATATAGAACTTTAAACTTAATGCTTCTTGGTGATGAAGTTTCTATTACATTAGGAAAAGATTTGCACACATATCGTCAAGTTTATTTACTTGTAACTTCTTTAATCATAGGTTTAATAGTGTATTCATCAGGAATTATAGGTTTTGTAGGGTTAATAATTCCACATATTGTAAGAATATTATTCGGAACCGATCATAAAAAGATTATACCAATTACGGCTTTAATAGGTTCTATATTTTTAATATGGGCAGATGTTTTATCACGAATAATAATACCAGGTAGTGAGTTACCAATAGGTATACTGATATCTATGATAGGTACTCCAATTTTCATATATTTAATGATAAATAAATCATATGGTTTTGGAGGTGGAAGGTGATGGAAGTTTGCTCTGAGGAATTAGTTGTTTTTTTAGGTGGAAAACAAATACTAAAGGATTTAAGTATCAATATCTCTAATAATGAATTTGTAGGAATAATTGGTCCTAACGGTAGTGGTAAAAGTACATTGTTAAGATGTCTATATCGTACATTAAAACCTAAAAAAGGTACTATATTTATAGATAATAAAGATATAGAGGATCTTTCATTAAAAGAAACTGCAAAAAAGATCGCAGTAGTTTCTCAGCATAATGAATTAGATTTTGATTTTTCAGTATTGGATATGGTTTTAATAGGAAGATCTCCTCATAAAAGATTTTTAGAAAGGGACAACCATAAGGATTATAGAATAGCTTTAAGTTCTTTGGAAAAGGTAGGAATGGAGGATTTTGCACATAGAGATTATAATAGTTTATCTGGTGGAGAAAAACAAAGAGTAATTTTGGCAAGAGCATTAGCTCAAGATACTGAATGTTTGATTCTAGATGAACCTACAAATCACCTAGATATAAAATATCAACTTCAGTTTATGTCTATTGCAAAAAGTCTAAATATTACGGTTATATCAGCTATTCATGATTTAAATATAGCTGTACTATATTGCGATAAAATATATGCAATGAAAGATGGGCAAATTGTAGATTATGGTGTTCCAAAGGAAGTATTAACTAAAAAATTAATAAAGGAACTATATGATGTTGATTCAGAAATAATTTTGAACAAGGAAAACAAGATTATGAGTATAGCTTTTAAACCATTTCATATTTAAACTATTTTCTATGGTTAAGGATATAATTTGAGTTGTATCTGAATTGTTGTTTACTTTAGAATTTGATATAATTTGTTCTAGAGGTGATGGCATGAAGTTTTTTAAACCAACAAATAAACTTAAGGAGTTATTATTATTACAACATATAGAAATGAACCCGGATACAACTCAAAAAGAAATTGCAAAAATAATTGATGGAGCTCCATCTATGGTTAATGTATATATTAACAAATTGGAAGATGCAAACTATTTAAAAAGAGAATATAAATCTGCTAAGATAGTTTATTATAGAATTACTGAAGAAGGGAAAAGGATGAAGGATCAATTACAAAATGATTATGATAAAGAACTATTAGAATTATATCAACTGTGTAGAAAAAATCTATAATGATAAAGGGGACAGTGAACCTGTCCCCTTGTCCTTTTTAGTACTTTTAGAGTGCGTTCATCCTGTACTTCTTTTCTGAATATAGCTAAATCATCTTTAGGATTTAAATTACCTTGTTTTTTTCTAAGCATAGTTAATAATATAGTAGCTAGTGAATATATATCAGATGCCTTATCTGGATTTTCATTAGATAGTATTCTAGGGGATTTAAAATAGGAACAGTCGGTATTGTCATCTATATAGCAGTTTTTTTCTAATTTTACTGTTGCTAAATCTTTAAGCTTCAATTTATAGTGTCCATTGTTTTTTATGAGCAATATATTATTTATATTCAATTCACCATAGTTTAGCCCTTTTAGATGAAGATAATTTATAGCTTTACATATTTCTACAAAAATATCTATAATATCAAAAAAGTCCATATTTTCTATGTATTCTAATAATTCCATAGATTTTTTGATATATTCATAAGTATAATAATATTGTTCTTCTGTTACTTCCTTATTATCAATGTTAGATATTCTGTTGAAATAATAATTTTTAACTATATTATCACTGTTGATATTTATGAAGCTTAGAAATTCACTTGAATAAAAATCTATCAGTGAACTAGGCATAAATTCATAATTTAATACATTTAATTGCATTTTCTTATTTTCATCCCACATATCTAGAACTAGGTAGGTAGAAAATATATTATTTTGTGTTAGATTTTTAATAATTCTATACCTATTATTAATTAACTCCATAAAATCACCCCTTAGATGATATAATTTTCTTTTATTACATTATATACAAATATGTGCTATAAAAGCAATACAATTGACAAAGTATCAGTGGCGATATTTACTAACTCAGTAACTTACTTCCTAGCACTAATTTTTATTTGTGGTATAATATTTTGGTAGTAATCAGAACAAATATATTAGGAGGGATTGCATGTTTAATTCTAAAAAACAAACACATATCAAGTTAACTAGTTTACTTATTGCACTAGTATTAGTGCTATCAACAGCTAGTTTTGCTTTTGCTGATGAGGCAAAGACAACTGCAAAAGCAGAAAGTTATTTGGACAAAAGGTCAGCATTAGTATTTTTATCAGATTTCGGTCTAAAAGATGGAGCTGTATCTGCAATGAAAGGTGTTGCTTTTAAAACAGATCCTGAGCTAAAGATGTTTGATATAACTCATGATATTCCAAGTTTTGATATTTGGGAAGGTGCTTATAGATTCAAACAAACTTGTAGCTTTTGGCCAGAAGGAACAGTTTTTGTAGGAGTAGTTGACCCAGGTGTTGGTACAGACAGAAATTCTGTTGTACTAAAAACTAAAAATGGATACTACTTTGTAGGACCAGATAACGGACTTTTTGGTTTAGTTGCAGAAGATATGGGAATTGAAGAAGTAAGAAAAATTGATGAAAAGAAAAATAGACTTGAAGGTTCTGAAAAATCCTATACTTTCCACGGAAGAGATATTTTTGCATATGTAGGAGCAAGACTTGCTTCAGGTCAAATCAAATTTGAAGATGTAGGACCTAAGCTTAAAAAAGAAATAGTAAAGATGCCTTACCAAAAGGCAACTATTAAGAATAAAACTGTTATGGGTAATATTCCAGTATTAGATATCCAATATGGAAACATTTGGTCCAATATCCCAGATGAAATGTTTGAAAAGTTAAATGTTAAGGCTGGAGATATGTTTAGAGTTGAAATATTAGAAGGCGATAAGGTGGTATACAAAGGAGATATGCCATTTGCTGATAGCTTTGGAGATGTAGAATTAGGCAAACCATTGCTATACTATAATAGCTTGTTGAATGTTTCAGCTGCTATTAATATGGGTAGTTTTGCAGAAGAACATGGAGTAAGTTCAGGTGCAGAATGGACTATTAAGATAACAAAAATAGGGAAATAATAATTATT is a window of Anaerosalibacter sp. Marseille-P3206 DNA encoding:
- a CDS encoding FecCD family ABC transporter permease; this encodes MEQKSLDKDIQQGLFKGTPIYIGVSIILLVALVFSILISVAMGSVDISFKDIYRIIFYKTFSIGNPDTLPSDAIIDIVWFIRLPRIILATCVGMGLSISGLIMQAVVKNPLADPYILGVSSGAYLGTTLAIMLGVGISLGSNYVGICAFIGAFAISILVITMANINGRANSTKLLLSGMALSTLCSAFSSFIVYFCKNKEKIRSITYWLMGSLAGAKWESIKFIFPIIIISTIFFITQYRTLNLMLLGDEVSITLGKDLHTYRQVYLLVTSLIIGLIVYSSGIIGFVGLIIPHIVRILFGTDHKKIIPITALIGSIFLIWADVLSRIIIPGSELPIGILISMIGTPIFIYLMINKSYGFGGGR
- a CDS encoding caspase family protein, whose protein sequence is MIKKNTIITILAFVLLLSFVPTVSYGIETPTYRALLIGNSNYQTSENLNGPSNDLIRVENALTFNYFGTNNTPFTSIIKNQNLTKDEIINSIREAFKDAKPRDVSYLYYSGHGAYDISNNTSYLIGVDEYGLSVHELEKELRNIPGTIVVILDSCHSGGFINKSFGTMSENNYTEEDYLKNYNQSILDAFTKIKSRSYLTDSKYKVITAASINQYSYEYNFSDSWGWGGEFTRAFVMGNGYNGNFLADGNYDGNVTLQEIYYYTMNNVRTSNVQTYPIGDNFIIGSTIKKASPENIITWKTSYDIPLNKAWNIKFNMKLNKDALEDNIYILDSNGNKFPTDAKISSDEQNITITPLKNYDYNSQYTIVIEDNIYSQRGHRLKDKVLASFFTVEGIIDYENTCLDFVQNGHFTNHSYPTIREAFDNYFYNPAWEYFYSNEDTHVVEFNGMVKKNGVYGNLIIQFTVDLIEENFNVNYVAFNSEPLTTKEFESLLNAIYDYYINTHK
- a CDS encoding SAM hydrolase/SAM-dependent halogenase family protein, which translates into the protein MFNSKKQTHIKLTSLLIALVLVLSTASFAFADEAKTTAKAESYLDKRSALVFLSDFGLKDGAVSAMKGVAFKTDPELKMFDITHDIPSFDIWEGAYRFKQTCSFWPEGTVFVGVVDPGVGTDRNSVVLKTKNGYYFVGPDNGLFGLVAEDMGIEEVRKIDEKKNRLEGSEKSYTFHGRDIFAYVGARLASGQIKFEDVGPKLKKEIVKMPYQKATIKNKTVMGNIPVLDIQYGNIWSNIPDEMFEKLNVKAGDMFRVEILEGDKVVYKGDMPFADSFGDVELGKPLLYYNSLLNVSAAINMGSFAEEHGVSSGAEWTIKITKIGK
- a CDS encoding MarR family winged helix-turn-helix transcriptional regulator, with amino-acid sequence MKFFKPTNKLKELLLLQHIEMNPDTTQKEIAKIIDGAPSMVNVYINKLEDANYLKREYKSAKIVYYRITEEGKRMKDQLQNDYDKELLELYQLCRKNL
- a CDS encoding protein kinase domain-containing protein, whose amino-acid sequence is MELINNRYRIIKNLTQNNIFSTYLVLDMWDENKKMQLNVLNYEFMPSSLIDFYSSEFLSFININSDNIVKNYYFNRISNIDNKEVTEEQYYYTYEYIKKSMELLEYIENMDFFDIIDIFVEICKAINYLHLKGLNYGELNINNILLIKNNGHYKLKLKDLATVKLEKNCYIDDNTDCSYFKSPRILSNENPDKASDIYSLATILLTMLRKKQGNLNPKDDLAIFRKEVQDERTLKVLKRTRGQVHCPLYHYRFFLHS
- a CDS encoding ABC transporter substrate-binding protein is translated as MKKFLSLFLAIIMIFGVTGCSKESDVKENVSTVAQESMEESENNNESHYPVTIKTYNYSAEPVEITFEKSPERVLAVYQNSIETLLALGLEDRIVATAGLDHEVKDEYKEAFEKVKYYENRPTKEEVLAMEPDFILSWYSLFGEKNLGDVDFWHERGINTYMAQNSGVVQPNSLENEYEDILNMGKIFDVEDKANEIVNNMKDEIEKAKNFAKDKDPVKTVILEIGGDNVFRIYGEDSIGGNVATQVGADLVARQNGNIGGEDLVKLNPDVIFTVYYGDEIDRDTALKAITENPALSSIAAIKNERVHPIMLSEVYASGIRTLDGIITISKGLYPDLYEE
- a CDS encoding ABC transporter ATP-binding protein — protein: MEVCSEELVVFLGGKQILKDLSINISNNEFVGIIGPNGSGKSTLLRCLYRTLKPKKGTIFIDNKDIEDLSLKETAKKIAVVSQHNELDFDFSVLDMVLIGRSPHKRFLERDNHKDYRIALSSLEKVGMEDFAHRDYNSLSGGEKQRVILARALAQDTECLILDEPTNHLDIKYQLQFMSIAKSLNITVISAIHDLNIAVLYCDKIYAMKDGQIVDYGVPKEVLTKKLIKELYDVDSEIILNKENKIMSIAFKPFHI
- a CDS encoding CGGC domain-containing protein, giving the protein MKIAIGICEKINGICTTMGCFRAYNNKEKHFSQYKNIDTEIMSFFTCDICSKNTKENIINIAEKLKENGVDKLHLGVCIVKCEANRLDEIKEIFESKGIQIIEGTH